The Vibrio coralliirubri DNA window CAACCTCTGAGTTAAAGCACCAATGCGTTGTAACTCAGTGAGGCTTTCGACATGAATCGCATCGACATCGAGTTCAATTGCTTGCTCCAGTTCACTTGGCATTTTCCCCGGCCCACCAAAGATCAGTGGTTTATTGAGTTGTTGCTGGTGGAGGTGTGTAAGCTCTCCGCCTGATGCCGCTTCGAAACCATCAACATAAGGAGCTAAAGTACGTAATATCGGCGCTGAAGGGTTCGCTTTGGCGGCGTAAAATAGATCTACGTTTTTTGGTAATACATGGCGCATCTGCTTGATGTGCTGCTCCAATGCATCGAGGTCATAAAGATAAGCACATAATGGTTGCGTTTGTTGCTTGGCCAATTGCTGTATTTCTTGGTGGATGCTCGCAGGAAGTTGAGGTGAATTAAGCATGGTGAACTCCTTTTGAATGAGTAGGCCAAGGCGCGACTACTTGGGTGTACCCAGACTCTTTATCAGCATTTTTCATCAAACGGGTTGTGAAGTTATTTTTGCTAGGGAAATGACCATCGTTGAGCAACGACATAAGTTCGGGTTGCTGACCATTGATCGACTGCCAGCGGACGATAGCGTCTTTTAAAGTTCCCCATAACGTATTTTCAAGTGCTGAGTTCCCCTCTGCGATAAAGAAAATGGCCTCGCTGATATTGTTTATGAAGGTGCAATAGCCAATACGGTTCCAACCTTGCCCACGGCTGTAGTAAACCGATTGACGAGCACGTTCTGAAAGCTGCTGAAGTGTTTCTGACGGCCAAAATTCGCGCAGTAGCTTGGTGCCTTCTAAGTCTCGAATCCATACACAGCATGGCATGCCTTTTTCAAATCCAATCAATGTATTTTGTAAGTGCGGTTCAAACGCAACCCCATGTTTGAAGTAGTAGTTAAAGACGCCCGGAATCAAACAATGCAGATAGCGCTCAAACCACAGCGTGGCGACATTTTCATATTGGGATTGTGTTGTTTGCGCTTTTTGTTTGAGTTGAGTGGCGATGCAACTGTTCCCGTTTGTGTCGTAAGCAAAGAGCGCACCCGCTAACGTTGGCTGCAAAATATCGGTTTCGCTTAAAGTGAAATTCTCTCGATATAAAATACCAAATGACTCTCGAGCCTTAATAACATCAGCATGTTCTTGTTCAGCCACAGATTCTAGATTCAATGTGGTTGCGTAAGGTTCTGTCATTACCTTGAAGACAGGATTACGTAACTGCTCACTCTCTTTGATGGGGTGCAGAATTGAGGTTAATTGAACGGCACTATCGAGCTCATACCATGCGTTCTTACGTACACAGTTGGTTAAACGTACATTGATGGAGAACTTAGCAAACCAATCCATATCTGGGTGATACAGAGTGCGCACGGATGAGGTGGGTAAGAGTTTTTCTCCACCTAATCCAAGCGGGATGATTTTGCCTTGTTCAATGGCCGTTTTGACCACTGGGTTTTGCAAAAGTGTGTAACTTTCCCAAGGGTGGCAAGGGTAAAGCATGGTAGTTGCTGAATTGTTCTCGTCTGGTGCAAGTTGTTCAAGCATGGTAGTTGGTGAGGTTCGGTTATCTGAACTCAAGACGTCGAGCAACGCAGAATCCACCTTAAACCAATACAGAGGAACTTTCGCTCCAACCTCAGGGGAACACGCTAGCAGATCATCGATACTGACACCTGACCGACTCTTTGGCGTTGGGTGAAAAGTATGTCCCCAAAGTAACGATTGCTCTGATGCGATAAACGCATTGTGATGCTGCGGTGAGCCGTCTGAGTTTAGGAACTGCTCGGTGATCAACAAACTGTTTTCCATTTGCTCGATCAATTCGTGATTGAATGGAATCGTCAGCACTTGTTTTAGGTAACTGAGTAGAAGCGTCAGGGTTTGCGTTGCGTCCAGCTTACACCAAGCTGTGCCGGGCATTTTGACCCAAGGTGTATCGCAGAGCTTCACTTTTCCCAGTTTGCTGGTGTACTCAACAGGTAAAACCGTCAAGCCATTTTTCTGAGGCTGACTTTGGTGAGGTAGGTGAATGGCCACGCGCTGGTGAGCGTTGTAGTTTCTTTTCAAAGTTTGAGGCAGAGAGGCTGAACTGTAGCGCCAATCAACCTGCTTATTGGGTATCGCGTATTCACGTAAGTAACAATTCATCACACCCATGATGGTATTGAGTTGGGCTTTTTCTCGGTTTAGCAGTACTTTTTTACGATTTTGAAGAACTTGGTCTTCAGTGGAATATTCACTTGGAGATAATTGAGTCTTTAACATGTTGATGTCCAAATTTTGGATGGATGATCAGCGCGATAGCAGCAATGCCACTGACCAACATAGAAAGTATGAAAGGAACCTCAAGCCAGTCCAGGCTTGATATGAAAGACGCGCTCAACCCAGCCGCAACGCCACCCCATTTAGACATAGCGTCAAAGCGCGAAAATACTTTTCCGCTTTGTCGTTGATCAATTTGGTTTGCTAACGCTTGATGCAAGCCGTGATAACAGCAAACCATGCCAAGTCCGAAAACGATACGAGCAATAATCAACACTTCTTGATAAGGAGTGAGATGCATTGCGGCACCGAGTGAAAGCAAACCAAAGCCCAGCCATAAAGTACGCTGCGCTTGATTGCGTTCAAGCTGGTGGCGATCAATCCATTCTGAGAACAGATGAACTTTCCCTGCAAAGAGCAGATAAACACCATGTGGGAGGGCATACAAAAACCCAACCCATGCTTGATTCGTCACGCCATATTGCTGCACATAAGGCGAGAAATAGGGGAACGTGACGACCATGGCGAAAGCAAAACTGAACTGCGCGGCAAACACCCAATAAAGAGTATTTAACGAATTGGCTTGGCTGCATTGAGCTTTATTCGATGCTTGATCTTTTATAATTCCCTTAGATCTCGTTAAGTCATCAATGGGTAATGTTAAGGTGATCACTAGCGCGAATAGCGGCAAAGCAGACAGCCACAGATACGCGTTCAACGGGTTGGTTTCCGATAAACTCCAGCCAAGCCCTATCGGAGCAATAATTAACGCCAGACGGGCAGAAAGCTGAGTTTTATTAAGTGACTTACCGAGTGTTTTCGCATCGTTAATTTGGCTGGATAAGTAGCTGTTTGAGGCGGCCATGGTGCCACCAAAGGTTCCTTGAACGATAAGACCAAACACAAACATTGAGAGATTATCGGCTAAGCCGCACAGCGCGAAGCCTGCTGCAAGCCCGAGTTGAGCACGTAGTAGAGAGCGACGTCTGCCATATTTATCGGCAAACTGCCCCCAAAAACGCGCCGTAACGGCCGTGCAAAAGGTGGGTAAAATGAACAGTACCCCCGCCCAGTCCGAAGTAATGTTTGCATCCAGTGTTGGCAATACCATTGGCAAAAACAACGGCATTCCCAAGGCTGCAAACGCGGCGATAAAGTGGCTTAAAAGCACACAATAGATGAGTTTGGTCATAATGGGCTAACTCACGCTCTGCTTGATGTTTTCAAGGTAAGCGTGTTGTGCTTCTTCGCTGGCTAGCAATAAAAAGTTCGGTGCTGACAAGCCATAGAACTTATTGATATCACTGGCGCCAGATGCTTCTTTAGACAACAAACTACCCGAGCTCAAAAGATACTTAGCGTATAGATTGGGTGACTCAAATAACATCTCGTTTGCGAGCTTGGTGTTGTGTCCTTGTTTGTCCAACTGGCTAAGCTGTTGGGAAAGGCTATTGGCTACCATTTCATACAGATAAGCTGACGTTGCGATTCCTTTCGTCGCCATTGCTTCGACAATCGCGGCAATGTCTAACTGCAAAGTAATGGTGGTAAACATCTGACCAAGAGCAAGCTCGCTGTCTACTGTGATGCGTTGGTCTAAAAGATGCTCGCATTTTACGGGTGATTGTTGTTCAAACGTTTGGAAACGCTCTGGCCAAATACGCGCTGCATCGTTGTCTTTCATGGCTAAGGTCATCTTGCCTTGCCCATCGAATGCGATGATGGCGTTTTGTTGGTTAGACTCCAAAGCGATACCGTAACGAATCCACAATGTAAGGTGCACTTTGCATAGCAGATCAACGTAATCTTTAAACCAAGTCAGCGTATCTTGTTGATAATACTGTTCGGCGAGATGTTCCAAGAACAAACGTCCATCAGGCATTGGGCTAGCAAGGGCTGCCACAGGCACCAGTGCTTTGTCTTGGAAGTAGCTCAGCGGGTATTCACGTACAATGTAAGCAAAGGTTTTATCGTCTCCAACATGGCCGCCATGTTTCTCATTACAATGGTAAAGCGTGCCGTGTAAGTCTTGATCTGTTTGCTCTAAGTGTGTCAATAAACGTTCAAACCAATGCCCATCATAGAGTGTGGAGGGTTTGATTAGGCGAATGTTTTTAGTACCTAAAGAGCGCATGATCAGCGGTACCTTGATGTGGATCTGTGGTGCTTGATTCACGACCACAGTGCGCACTGATAAAGTTGGAGTCACCTCAAGGCATGCAACCGGAGCCTCAATAACACCGTCAGGAAGTTCATCAAGACTCCTTAGTGTTAATGGATGTGCGGGGAATAACTCATGGCTAAGAGCAAAGTCGGCGGGCAGACCCACTTGCTCCATCGTTGGCCAACATTCTGGTTGTGGACTGGTCAATGTAACGAGTGACTTTTCGATTGCGAGCCAACGAAGTTCAAAGCTTTGTGCAAATTCTGGCGCGAATTGCTCTAGGTCGTGATCGCTTAAACCGAACTTAGCACGTGCTGTCGGATAGTAGGGGTGGTCAAGATAGGATGCGATTTGATCGGCACGTAATAGCTTTTGCTCCCAACGTTCTAGTTGAGAAATCGGCAGCATGAGTGCTTCCGAGTGCTGGTTGAAGGCGTTATCACACAATCCTTTGTGTTTTTCTGCACATTCGAGTTCTTGCAAATAACCATCTAATAAGGAATGCGAACTTTCGTGAGCACTTGCTTTCAGTAGTTCGATCCAATCTTGATAGTGCTGCTGGGTTTCAACGACACCATTTCTCTCGATGAGCCAACCATCACCTTTCGATCCATCCGGTTGGCCGTATACCCAACGCTGCATGTAATAGCTCGGAGCAACGGGTAAATAGAGTGTAAAGTCTGAACCCGCAAAAATAGCCCAAATTTGATTACGAGGATAAGAAGATAGTTTGAGCACACTCGGGAGTTTAGACTCAAATCGGCTTTGAGAAACTAATCCAAACAAATCTTCACGCAAGCACGTATCGACTAAGCGTTGAGTGAGGTATAACGCGTTTTCATTCATGCTGTTACCTCGTTTGTTGCTGTTAGATTGAAGCGAGAGATTGCCTGTTGTAGAGCGAGTTCTAGTGTTTGACCAGAAGGAGAAACGACCGAAATTCTCGCTAAGTAATCCTTGTTGGAGAAACTTTGTTGGAACGTCTCACCAACCTTTTTAAGCACTTGCTGCTGAATGACAATATCGCCCTCCTGGTGAATGAAAGAGGTTGATGATCCTTCAATCAAACCGCTTTGTTGCGCCACTACATAGTGCACATGGGCACTGCCATCAATACGAAATGTAGGATCAAGTTTGTGACCCAAGTGAAGATTTAAGATGGTATGGAACCAATTCCCGCCACAGAGGTTATCAAGCAAAAATTCTCGTCCATCACCAATACTTCGATAGTTGATCTCGACCAGTACCGGCCCCGAATCTGTGATGATGAATTCGCTATGACAGACACCAAACCCCACCCCAAATGTTTGAAGCTGACGTATACATTCTTCTTGGTAGTGAACGCTGTTAATACCATTCCAACTCGCAGCGGTTTCGATGAAGTAAGGTGGCGCAGAGAGTTCTACATCAAACCCACCAAGTGCGACTAAATTTTCCCCGTCGCCAATGGTTTCGACAGTGATAAGCGGACCTTGTAAAAACGCCTCAACTAAAATGGGAGTAGTAGGGTGCTTTTGCCAAAACGTATCGCAATAGTTATCCAGCTCAGCCGCAGAATCGCAGCGCTGCACGTCTAAACTAGCCACGCCCTCCTTGGGCTTAGCAACGACAGGAAAATCGAAATCGGATACAGGAGCGCTCTCTCGACTTAACAAAACACTCTGAGTATTAGGTAACGATTTTTCGTTGAGAACCTGACGAGTTAAGTATTTGTTTTTCGCCTTGAGCGTCACATTCCAATCTTTAGCTGGTAGGCCAAAGAACTGTGCACAGATTGCGGTTGAGGTTTGTAGGTGGTCGCTGTTGCTGAACACAGCATGAGGTTCTAGATCTTGCTCTGTGATGATTTCGATGAGTTCAAGAGGGTTGAACACATCGCACTCTAGAATTTCATCTGGATTGAAGCGGTCATCTTCATTCGCCAGTTTTAAGTGGTTGAGCTTTTGGTCTGTGACTAAAACGACGTGGTGACCCATCGCTTTTGCTGTCGGCACGAAGCCATGAGTGACTGCGTCATTCACGACATGACTCACGATAATAATCGTAGATTTCATGGGCTTTTCCTAATTTTCTAACGTTGTTGTTACCTACTCACACATGACTTCCAAGCGGTCTCTTTCAAGGTTTAAGGAAAGAGTGTTTTGTTATAGCTTTGTTTTTATTGATTATTTTATCACTACGCTTGTTGCATAAGGGAAACAAATATAGATCATAAAATTTATATTGCAAACACAAATGATATTTGTTTTCATTCGCACTATTGTGATTTTATAAACTAAAACGGAATTAGAAAATGAACATTAGATTGGCCTTGTCCCCGCTCGCTTTGGCAATTGGAGGCGCATTAACCGCAATGACCACTATGTCAAATGTAATGGCAGCAGAAGACGTCGCGGTAGACGAAACCCTGCAAGTTATTGGTCACCAGTACGAAGGTTACGCGGAGCATATGCCGCAGTCGGGTACCAAAACGGATGTTGAATGGTTGGATGTACCGCAGGCAGTATCAGTGGTCACAAAGACGGAAATGCAAGACCGCGGTGCTGTACGTTTGGTGGATGCTCTTGATGGTGTTGCCGGAGTTAACAACACGCTGGGTGAGGGGAGCCGAGACCAATTTGTGATTCGTGGTTTTGATGCTCTCAACGACATGTACCGTGACGGCATGCGTGATGACGGAACGCTTCAATCGTACCGAAGCCTAGCGAATATCGAACGTGTCGAAGTGGTCAAAGGCCCTGCGGGCGCACTTTATGGCCGAGGTTCAGCGGGCGGTATCATTAACTTGGTCACCAAGCGAGCTAACGGAGATAACTTCACTCACGTTAATGGCAGCGTTGGCAGCAACAATCTGTTTGTTGGTCAGGTTGACAGTTCGATGGCGTTTAGTGACAAAGTCAGCGGTCGTATCAACGTGGAAAGTCGACAATCGGATTCTTATGTAGACCACGTCAACTCGAATGACTTCTTTATCGCACCCACCATTCGTGTATTACCAGCGGATGGTCACACGATTGATCTCGATGTCGAATATGCTCACCAGGAGTTGGTGCCATATCGTGGTGTTCCATCAAAGAATGGTAAGCCTGTCGACGTCTCTGAAAGCACGTTTTATGGTGGCACCAACGACTATCAAGAGTCAGACAGCATTCGTGTTGGCGTTAATTATGAATGGCTTTTGAATAGTGAATGGGCATGGACAAACCGCGCAGCATATAACCATATCGAACTTGAGCAAAAGGGTACACGCCAAGGAACGGTAACTGGGAATGAAGTATCTCAGACGGTAAATAACTTCGGTTACGACCCTCGTACCACAACCACAATTCAATCTGAGCTAGTTTGGGAGACCGATTCGAACCAAATGATGATCGGTGCGGATTACAATCAGATCAATATCGACTTAACGCTCGCAAGCGATAAAACCTTACCTTCGAAAGATATCTATAACCCAGTAGCAGGCCCAACACCTGATCCGGGCTTCAAACCTTTCCGTGATAACACGACAACGACGACAGGTGTCTACATTCAAGACGTTTACACCTTTGGTGATCTTTCAGTGATCGGCAATGTGCGTTACGACTCGATGGAGCTTGAACAGCAAAAAGCGGGCTCAGCAAAAGAGAATCTAGACGATGACAAATTGAGCTACCGTGGTGGCTTGGTCTACCGAATCAACAACGATATGTCAGTGTACGCAAGCTTAGCTCGTTCATGGCAATTGCCTTACTCAGGTATCTACATCAACCCTAAATTAGCAGAATTCTTCCACACCGATCTAAAAGAAATTGGCGCAAAAGCTTACCTATTAGATAACG harbors:
- a CDS encoding IucA/IucC family protein, encoding MNENALYLTQRLVDTCLREDLFGLVSQSRFESKLPSVLKLSSYPRNQIWAIFAGSDFTLYLPVAPSYYMQRWVYGQPDGSKGDGWLIERNGVVETQQHYQDWIELLKASAHESSHSLLDGYLQELECAEKHKGLCDNAFNQHSEALMLPISQLERWEQKLLRADQIASYLDHPYYPTARAKFGLSDHDLEQFAPEFAQSFELRWLAIEKSLVTLTSPQPECWPTMEQVGLPADFALSHELFPAHPLTLRSLDELPDGVIEAPVACLEVTPTLSVRTVVVNQAPQIHIKVPLIMRSLGTKNIRLIKPSTLYDGHWFERLLTHLEQTDQDLHGTLYHCNEKHGGHVGDDKTFAYIVREYPLSYFQDKALVPVAALASPMPDGRLFLEHLAEQYYQQDTLTWFKDYVDLLCKVHLTLWIRYGIALESNQQNAIIAFDGQGKMTLAMKDNDAARIWPERFQTFEQQSPVKCEHLLDQRITVDSELALGQMFTTITLQLDIAAIVEAMATKGIATSAYLYEMVANSLSQQLSQLDKQGHNTKLANEMLFESPNLYAKYLLSSGSLLSKEASGASDINKFYGLSAPNFLLLASEEAQHAYLENIKQSVS
- a CDS encoding TonB-dependent receptor; this translates as MNIRLALSPLALAIGGALTAMTTMSNVMAAEDVAVDETLQVIGHQYEGYAEHMPQSGTKTDVEWLDVPQAVSVVTKTEMQDRGAVRLVDALDGVAGVNNTLGEGSRDQFVIRGFDALNDMYRDGMRDDGTLQSYRSLANIERVEVVKGPAGALYGRGSAGGIINLVTKRANGDNFTHVNGSVGSNNLFVGQVDSSMAFSDKVSGRINVESRQSDSYVDHVNSNDFFIAPTIRVLPADGHTIDLDVEYAHQELVPYRGVPSKNGKPVDVSESTFYGGTNDYQESDSIRVGVNYEWLLNSEWAWTNRAAYNHIELEQKGTRQGTVTGNEVSQTVNNFGYDPRTTTTIQSELVWETDSNQMMIGADYNQINIDLTLASDKTLPSKDIYNPVAGPTPDPGFKPFRDNTTTTTGVYIQDVYTFGDLSVIGNVRYDSMELEQQKAGSAKENLDDDKLSYRGGLVYRINNDMSVYASLARSWQLPYSGIYINPKLAEFFHTDLKEIGAKAYLLDNALMLNAAVFQIDQEQPETNIDGDVVNKIEARHQGIELEARGQFTEQWDISVGYSYLDAENKETGKKPNDVSDHLFSLWSTYQLDDNWRLGGGVKYVGDRYAGNDEAVALGDYTTVDLMAAYTTGRHKVQANAYNVLNEKYILGATNGTSGTNQIGYGAPAEFMLSYGYQF
- a CDS encoding ATP-grasp domain-containing protein, whose product is MKSTIIIVSHVVNDAVTHGFVPTAKAMGHHVVLVTDQKLNHLKLANEDDRFNPDEILECDVFNPLELIEIITEQDLEPHAVFSNSDHLQTSTAICAQFFGLPAKDWNVTLKAKNKYLTRQVLNEKSLPNTQSVLLSRESAPVSDFDFPVVAKPKEGVASLDVQRCDSAAELDNYCDTFWQKHPTTPILVEAFLQGPLITVETIGDGENLVALGGFDVELSAPPYFIETAASWNGINSVHYQEECIRQLQTFGVGFGVCHSEFIITDSGPVLVEINYRSIGDGREFLLDNLCGGNWFHTILNLHLGHKLDPTFRIDGSAHVHYVVAQQSGLIEGSSTSFIHQEGDIVIQQQVLKKVGETFQQSFSNKDYLARISVVSPSGQTLELALQQAISRFNLTATNEVTA
- a CDS encoding MFS transporter; this encodes MTKLIYCVLLSHFIAAFAALGMPLFLPMVLPTLDANITSDWAGVLFILPTFCTAVTARFWGQFADKYGRRRSLLRAQLGLAAGFALCGLADNLSMFVFGLIVQGTFGGTMAASNSYLSSQINDAKTLGKSLNKTQLSARLALIIAPIGLGWSLSETNPLNAYLWLSALPLFALVITLTLPIDDLTRSKGIIKDQASNKAQCSQANSLNTLYWVFAAQFSFAFAMVVTFPYFSPYVQQYGVTNQAWVGFLYALPHGVYLLFAGKVHLFSEWIDRHQLERNQAQRTLWLGFGLLSLGAAMHLTPYQEVLIIARIVFGLGMVCCYHGLHQALANQIDQRQSGKVFSRFDAMSKWGGVAAGLSASFISSLDWLEVPFILSMLVSGIAAIALIIHPKFGHQHVKDSIISK
- a CDS encoding IucA/IucC family protein codes for the protein MLKTQLSPSEYSTEDQVLQNRKKVLLNREKAQLNTIMGVMNCYLREYAIPNKQVDWRYSSASLPQTLKRNYNAHQRVAIHLPHQSQPQKNGLTVLPVEYTSKLGKVKLCDTPWVKMPGTAWCKLDATQTLTLLLSYLKQVLTIPFNHELIEQMENSLLITEQFLNSDGSPQHHNAFIASEQSLLWGHTFHPTPKSRSGVSIDDLLACSPEVGAKVPLYWFKVDSALLDVLSSDNRTSPTTMLEQLAPDENNSATTMLYPCHPWESYTLLQNPVVKTAIEQGKIIPLGLGGEKLLPTSSVRTLYHPDMDWFAKFSINVRLTNCVRKNAWYELDSAVQLTSILHPIKESEQLRNPVFKVMTEPYATTLNLESVAEQEHADVIKARESFGILYRENFTLSETDILQPTLAGALFAYDTNGNSCIATQLKQKAQTTQSQYENVATLWFERYLHCLIPGVFNYYFKHGVAFEPHLQNTLIGFEKGMPCCVWIRDLEGTKLLREFWPSETLQQLSERARQSVYYSRGQGWNRIGYCTFINNISEAIFFIAEGNSALENTLWGTLKDAIVRWQSINGQQPELMSLLNDGHFPSKNNFTTRLMKNADKESGYTQVVAPWPTHSKGVHHA